DNA from Onychomys torridus chromosome 1, mOncTor1.1, whole genome shotgun sequence:
tgtactcactcatagtaggatactagatgtaaaagaaagatgactagactgctacacaactccagggaggctacctagaaaacgggaccctaggaaagacgcaggggttgcccaatgacagagagatggatgagatctacatgaacaacctggacgacagtggaagtaatgaagggcaaggttcaagggaaagaaagcttaggggaacagggagatcccagctggatcaagaacagaaaggaagaacaaggaattacagaccatgataaatgaagaccacatgagaacaagaatacgcatagtgctggagaggtccccagaaatccacaatgatacatcctctgtagactgctggcagtggtcgagggagggtcTCAtttgacctagtctagtgatcagatggctaaacaccctaactgtcatgctggaactctcatccaataactgatggaagtggatgcagagatcctcagccaggccccaggtggagctccaggagtccaattgtcgagaaagaggagggactgtgagaatgtgaattgttgagaccaggattggaaaagcacaaggacaaatagccaaactaatggaagcacatgaattatgtaccaatggctgtggagctccccagctggagcaggccctctggataagtgagacaatggaatagcttgaactgtttgggaggcatcccaggctgtgggacccggacctgtccttagtgcatgagttggctgtttggaaccttgggcttacacagggacactttgcttagcctggaaggaggggactggacgtgcctgtactgaatccaccaggtttagatgaatccccagggggaatctttgccctggaggagataggaatggaggggaggggatggggggaaggtgaggtcgggggcaggagtggggaggacaggggaacccatggctgatgtgtaaaattaaaacacaaatataataaatttttttaaaaaggagaggaaaaaaaagaacctagaaaaaaaaaagaatgggaatAATCTAGAGACAGGGAATGAAGTAGAATCATAGAAACTCACAGTTCCCCCATTTCTAACAATTGAGCCAATACCCCAAGAATTTAATGGACAAGGACATGAGAACAACAGATAAACAGTGCCAACTATTAAGAGTAAGTTTCCAAGTTATGTTGCCTATAGGATATATACAAAACTTAGTATATCCCTAGAGGAGATAGAGCAGTACAGAATGTGGAATGGATTGATCTAGCTTTGGCTGGTAAGTTGATCGTGAGAACCCAGGCCCTACAAGGTGTAAATATTAACTACTAGAGACAAAactgtctctcactctgcatgACCCTGTAACCACATATGCTGCCAACTGGGCACACTGTTCTACCTGTAGGTGTGCTTTGTTAGAAAACTTCCTTTGTGACTTGCAACACAGCTTTGCTTTTAACAGTAGAGCTATAGTTCAAATAGGTAATGGTTACTGGTGGGAAAGTTGAGGGACAGAAGGGGAAAGAAGCAAGGTATAAACTGGCAActattgtaaccatttttagaaacttaGAAAGTAAAAACTAATTGTAAAACTGTTCATGCAAACAATTGAAActgtataaagaaataaagaaagcccAGGCTATCCAAGTCACTTGTTTGAGCAACAGGTGGTCACAGTCTCTTCTTGGTGCTGACTTCACACATCAGTCCCAGGTCATTGAACCCATCAGGAGCAAAGCTTGCAGCACTATACTGAATGACCACTtgatcaaggcagaaataaagaaggaaattaaagccttcctagaattcaatgacaaTGAATGCATAACATACCCCCAAATTATGGAACAGGATGAAAGCTGTGTGTGTTAACAGGttaaattcatagcactaagtgccttcacaAAGAATTTGGAGATATCTCATACTatcaacttaacagcacacctggaagttctagaacaaaaagaatcaaactcattcaagaggagtagatggcacaAAATAATCAactgagggctaaaatcaataaaatagaaacagaacaatacaaagaatcaataagaaagagttggttctttgagaaaatcaataagagcAAACCCTTATTTAAACTAACtgtaaggcagagagaatattcagtagctaaattaacaaaatcagaaacaaaaaggggttcctatactctggaataaagctgagctaATTCATTGAAGTCATCTCCCAGAGGGCTTTCTCCATCGTACCTACAGCCCTCCAAATCACGTTCCCTGCTTCTGTTCCCTCCACCCTTGTGGACCAATGCATCCCACAATactgaggaagaagcagagccacAAGATtgcagatgtatgccaccacatcccTTTTAGGTAGTATTGGCTATTGAGCCCAAGGCTTccagcttgctaggcaagtgctctgccaaaTAAGCTAAATCCCCATCTCTTTGAAggtttaaagaaatatttattttattatatatatatatatatatatatatatatatatatatgtgtgtgtgtgtgtgtgtgtgtgtgtgtgtgtgtgtgtgtgtgttgcactaATGGATGTTTGTGGATCACATGAATTTATGGTACCCATAGAGAttggaagaggacatcagatatcTTGGAACTGGATAACTCTGGGCTATTTAGTCTTTGGTTATTGGTATCTAAAGCAGAGTCAGGTGTGcattccatttcatggagtgggtcttaagtcaaatcagtcaTTAGTTGGTTATTCTCACagactttatttcttattttatttttttaatttttttttttttttggcttttcgagactgagtttctctgtgtagttttgcgcctttcctggaactcactctgtagaccaggctggccttgaactcacagagatctgcctgcctctgcctcccgagtgctgggattaaaggcatgtaccaccactgcctgccagacttcatttttataattgttttcatttaagaCAAGTAAGTGATCATGTCTTTGGGTCTAGGAGTTTGGGAGATTCTTGGACTGCCAAGGAAATAATTCAACTCACCAACCACAAAGGCAAGAGTTATTGcaacaataaaagtaaaagttTACTTCAAAGATTCACTACAATGTGGGTAAGTGAGTAAGTTCCAGAGACACCCAGAGTTGGCAAATCAAAAAGTGGAACCAAGACTGTTCAGAGAGGATAAGAAAATACCTCAGTCCAACTGAAGTGGTCCAAGGTTATGGGTACCACACTTAGAACCCATTTTCTGGTTAAGAATGGAGACTGAGGTAGgttttaatgaaattaaaataagaaagtaagtTACACTTCAAGGATATAGAATAGGCTTACTAGACAAGTGGATACCAGTGAAGTTAGAGTTTGGCACTTTTAAAGAGGTCTAAAGAggtattttatgaatatttatgaagtGAATGGCATATTCATGAGAGTACTGTAAGTCAACTTCTCTTCCAAGTCATGGCAGAtcaactttctttcttccttccttccttccttccttccttccttccttccttccttccttccttccttcctccctctctctctctctctctctctctctctctctctctctctctctctctctctctctctggttttttgagacagggtttctctgtgtagttttgcacctttcctggaactcacttggtagcccaggctggcctcgaactcactgagatttgcctgcctctgcctccagagtgctgggattaaaggtgtgcgccaccactgcctggctcagcttTCTTTATTAATGTATTTCTTTCCATGGACTTCTTGAAAAGCCTACAAATGAGATCAAATGCACAATGTTAATGAAATTGCAGAGAATTTGAGTCTTTTGAAGATGCATTTCtttcaaattatatatgtgttattattggtgaaattattaaggccactccacatagttaaaagggaggtttattttgtggggtaacttacaaatgaagggataggttgcagggtgtgggaaaggtatggcacagtgaggccgtgttttctggagaactctgctcagtctacctccagcgtccagggtcctggaaccaagagaagcctcttctcttgatcctgggtcttcagggtcctctctcagacccgccttgtaggcgtgaccattaccaaagcctcagtgggggttggaacttccaggccaaggctggaatggccaCCCACTACATATTATGGCTAAATAGACATCCCTGCACAATGATAGGTCTTTTTTTCTGATGTTGCATGAAGAAACTAACTATTGCTTCAAGGATGTTTAGCAACAAAGGTGCATCTTCAATTGttgtgaaataaaacaaaactttccatGATTGTCCCATGTCTATCCCCTTCAATGACCAATCTCAATTGATTATTTaaatttgccttttattttgtattgCTCAATCTGACTTATTACGTAGAATATTCACTTTGAACAAAGAACTTGaggtttcattgatttttcttactgaactttattttttattgaaaatagattttctcaCACAACACATCCCAATCACCgttttccctctctctgcctctcccagctcctcccaccttcctctttccccagatccactcctcctctgtttcctcttcagaaacgagcaggcctccaagaaagGACAATCAATATTATAGCGAGGgtaaatttcaattatttttaaaaacaaatttctattctgccagctttatttttaataacaaaatggaaataaCTCAGATTTCCATTCATAGAGAAAGGATCATATGTTAtaatacattacacacacacacacacacacacacacacacacacacatactattaTATATATAGCACATACAGAAAAATACAATTTAGTAACAAATGATAGTGAATTACTCATACAGAGTAATTTATTATGGATACATTTGACAAATATACTAACTGAAAAGAGCACAATGTTTGGCTCCATTTGTATGAACATTTGTGATTAAGCACAGTGAAAAATAAACAGACATAATGGATGCTTCATATAGGGTAGGATTGAAACCCAAGTAGGGAAGATGGTAGGGGAACATTTGAGGCTTATGATAATGCTCTTTATTATGATACGTGCTTGACTTATACAGTTTATACACTTGTTAGTAACTAACAATTATTCAATTAGAGTttcatattttagtttttgtaAATTGTACATAGACtattaaaatttttgaattttaGATGTTAATTATGTGGCAGCAATAATTAGAAAGTTTCTGATGACCACAAGTTCTCTAGAGTAAAATGTCCTTTACTTCTGAATGTAGAAGGCATTCTAAGTATTTTCAAAGctgactgtcttagttatggcttttactgctgtgataaataccacgaccaaaagcaaattgggaagAACAGGCTTTATCTCATTTTACAGCTTATAATCCATCATCCAGAGAAGTCAGGATAGAAACTCAAGGCAGGTACTtccaggcaggaactgatgcaggggccatgaaggagtgctacttactggctttctccctaATGtctgctcaacctgctttcttatacaccccagaacaagagcccagggatggaaccacccacaatggcctgggctctcccacatcaatcactaattaagaaaatataccacaggcttgcccacagaccaGTCCAGTGGGACATTTTCTAAATTAGCCATCACAACGATGAAGAACAAATGTCATTAACCAGCAATATGCTAGATTAATTGGAAAGCAGGCATTGCTGTTAAAGATGAGATTAAGATAGCTATTCAAGTGACAAAATCTGTTATCCAATGAATCCAGTATAATGACAAGTGTCTTGGCAGCTGAAAACTGGATGAAAAAGATTGCAAGGGAAATTATGACTAAAAAAGATACAAAACCTTGCTGATTTTGAACTGGGGAAGAAGGCTAGAAACCAAAAAACATGATAGCTTCtagaatctcaaaaaacaagcaaatggaTTCCTTCCTAAAGCCCCCAGAAGAAGCAGAGCCCTACTAATTTCTtgattaaatctaaaaaacaatcTTGTTCTTATGACATTCAAAATTAATTATTCAAATTGCACAAAGCCACTAACATGCATAAAAGAACAAATAGAGTGAATTATTTTTAGAGTAGGACTCCCTTCCTGAACTCTTGGAAACCAATTATATGCATTGTGGTTTACACTTTTGATTAAGGCATATTGATACAAGACAACAACCCAAACTGTGGGTGAGAGCTTTCAGTTGGCATTATGACCTTATCTTCCCCAGGCTGGATCTACTTGCCATCAAATGACCAAGCAGGTTTGTGCTAGGCTGGAGTGTAACTGAAATCTTAGGTTGGTATTCAGATTTATGTTTGTGAGAAGTCCAGATAAAAGTTAATCTGGAGATATACAGTAAAAACACTCCATCCAAGATCTTTGTAGAATACTGCATTCCCAGAAAagctcatttctctttttgtgcCTGTATAGAGTATtctaaatatttgcattttttaaaagatttatttaatttttatatgtacagtgttctgcctatatATATGCTGCAGGtcacaagagggcaccaggtggttgtgagccaccatgtggttgctgggaattgaactcaggacctctggaagagcagctagtgctcttaaccactgagccatctctccagccccaatatttacatttttaaccTAGttaacaatttaatttaattttttgagtctATCTCTCCTAAGTCTTTGTTCTCCTTGATATTATACCTTAACTTTACTTCCTTGATATTATACCTTAATAGCACTGTGTGCTTAATTAGTATACATTATGTGGATAGGTTGGTAGATGGAAGGATGGCTGGGTAGTAAACATGACTTTTTCATCACAGGGACCAGAGACACTGATAATCTGCATCCCCACGACCTAAGAGACTAAGGGCAGTAGGATATTACAGAGGGCTTGTATAAGATGTATACATCATGATACATTAAATTTGAGGAATCTCTAGGAACCTGAGTTCACAGCTTAATagccacactttaaaaaaatccttaatcACACTACAAAATCTTATCTCTTGATCTCAGGGTGATTTCACCACTCTCTTCATCTTCCCATGTCCGTTCATGTGAGACTAGATCCATACTCCACCACAATCATCATTCCCTTAGATATACTTCTAAATATCTGATCTTTCCTGTCATTCTCTTCTGCTGGTAAATTCTTAATCACATAAGCacatctctctgccttctctacAACCAGGTAAGCAGTAAAATATGAAGATAATAATACACAGTCACCCTAAAGGGGTTTACTCAGTTCTAACTAAGAAATATAGGGAGAGTTGAGGTTGTTTAGGAACACAATACAATTTTTGATAGAGGATGGGGGAAAACATAAGTCATAATTTTGTGGTTTAGATAATATGCCAAATTTATTACATACTGTTGCCTTCAAACTACTACATGGAAGCTATCTTAGATGCTATCTTCATGCTATTGTGTTTTGAGTGACAGAGGATAAAGGCTTCAAAATGCATACTAAGGGTATTAAGCCAATGCTGAATTTTGGAAATTACACATATGGAGTGTATCCTCTTCTGGACATATTTATGACAGACCCCTAAAACTAAACATTCAAATTGATTTTcatactttcttatagaacctaggaccaccagcctaatggtggcaccacccacagtggacggGGCCTGCCTCCATTTATCATTAATTAAGAACATACTCTAGAGGCTGGCCTACAGTCTGATCTTATGGAACAATGTGGAGGTATCATCTTATGTCATTGTATTTTGTGTAATGGGAGGATAAGTTTCAAGGCCACATATGGAATTCATCctcttaaaaacacatttatgaTAGCACCAAAGTAAACATTTAAgttgatttcctttctttcttgttgatCAGTAAactccaataaaaataaaaaatgtatgctGTAAACTCATAAAAGTAAGTCAGTAAATTCCTCTGAGTACTAGATAAACCTCCAGCCACAGTATATCATCttatcatctttctttctttagatacTGTGAGGTGGTCTCCTGACCACATCATGGTATTCATGAggcatttatttatgtaatgtTTAGTCCCTAATAAGCATCTCACACACTTCATTCAAGGGGTTAAGTAAAGACTAGCAACTCCTAGTTATTTTgagcagaaaataatttaatttaggtAAGTAGATATTGAAATATAATTGGAAAATCCTAGAGAAATAGAATTTAAGAGACTTCAGCCAACCTCTCAATTACTTGACTGCTACAGAGATGAAGAAATGTGGGTGCTGTGTAATCTAATGCTTAAGGAATTCAAACTAGGTCTTGAAGATTGAAGAAACACTGCTGGAAATTAAATAGTATCATCCCAGTTTGGTCTTTTGGCTAAATTCAAATACAGTATTAGTTCTTATCAGTCAAAAAATCTTAGAACATGCATTAGGATTAAAgacaaaagtattttttaaaatgttatgctttgatgaaaatatatttgcaCAAAAGACAATTGATATGCAAAAACCAGCTGGTTAAATTAAAGCGCAAAGTTGAAAATTGGCCTGTCtcaggaaaattatttttaatattgtgaccATATCAGAATTAGGTTTAAAATGCTATGAATTTCCAGTTTCAAGGGCATCAAAGAAACACATTGTTCAAAAGATACAGCAGAAGTCAGTATATACCAAGACTGAAACAATCCAAGAAAACTGAATCCCTACATCTTCATCTCTCCAGGAGTGACATCACCCTAATTATTCCCAGTAGGATGTCCTTAAGGGGCTCCTATAGACATTGAGTTCAACAGATTGCTAAAAAGGAAGGGTCAACAGATAAGGGAGAATTTGACCAACCTCTTGAGTTGGCTGGATAAGACAGCACAAGAGAATGCTGCTGATAACACAAGTTTTCTGCCACCTATACCTCTGCCTTCAACATATAGATTTCTGTAAACCAGGAGGTCATTTCTTTCAGGTTAAAATCTTGGATGGCAATACTGTTCTCATTCAAAGGATTTTAAGACGAGTCTACAATTTCAAGTCTAAAGGcttcattaaaagaaaacagaacttaTGTGAGAGACTTGTGTCTATAGATGCAGAAAATGGTGGCCAAtgaaaggattaaaaaaagaaaattgctaaATGTGGCTATATAATGAATCTACTGTTTTGATGATGATGAAGTTCTTGATAGTAAGATGATAAAATTTATGTCTAAAATATCACTGATATAATTATCAATTTCCATAGCATACTGTCCATTCATCTGAAAGTTCAGAGTTCATTACACTGTTTAAAATCCCAGATATTTATAGCTACCAGTGAGCGTTAGCCATCAGTTTTTTTATGGCCTCTTTAACATCCTTGTTTCTGAGGCTATAGATGATGGGGTTCAGCATAGGAATCACCACTGTGTAGAATACAGACACCACTTTGTTCTGATCCGTAGAGTAGATGGATTTTGGCATCACATAAATGAATGTGATGGTCCCATAGAACAGAGAGACTGCAGTGAGGTGGGAGGTGCAGGTGGAGAAGGCCTTGTGGCGGCCCTCAGGGGAGTGCATCTTCAAGATTGAGACAAGGATGTAGATATAAGACAGAGCAATGATAAACACAGTGACCACAATGATGGATCCTGAAGAAATTGCTGGAATGACTTCAGAAGAAAAGTCATGAATGCAAGAAAGCTTCAAAAGTGGTGAATAGTCACAGAAAAAGTGATTAACTTTATTTGGTCCACAAAAGGACAGATTTAATAAACAGCCAGTGAATGTCCAAGCATTCACACATCCCCCCAGGTAGGAAGCTCCCACTAGGAGGATGCAGACTTTGGAGGACATCTGTGTGGAATAGAGCAGAGGTGAGCAGATGgctacatagcggtcataggccatggcaGCTAGCAGGAAGCACTCAGCTGACCCAAATGTCACTACAGAACAAAGTTGAGCCACGCAGCCAGCCGCAATGATAAATGTTTCTTTCCTGAGAAATCCCCTCAGCATGATGGGTGTGACTGAGCTGGAGTACCCAATGTCTACAAAAGCCAAATGGCTGAGGAAAAGGTACATGGGGGTGTGAAGCGTAGGGCTGCGTCTGATTAGCATGATTATGCTCACATTGCCCATTAAGGTGACAGAGTAGATTATTAAAAACACGACAAATAAAATGGCACGGATTGTAGCATCTTCTGTTAGCCCCACAAGAATGAACTCTGTTACAACTGTGTAGTTCTCAGGTCCCATCTATGTTAGGAATACTGCCACTGAGAGAAAAATAGCTATTAGAATTGAATACAACATTGCAACCTACTATTTTCATAGCAGCTATATAATATAAATGACAGaaatacatatattatgtataattttaggagaaatattttcatgtactactttacataaatattaaaacagtAAATATCAATTGATGCATGAACagtaaaagtatttcttttttttctttgtaacactCACATCATTTGAGCTTCAAGTTGTTAGTTTGCATTCACTTGAGGAATAAAAAATAACTGGAATAGTacaactcattttattttttcaagaattCAATGTCAGTGAGATGCATGTGGATATTcacgcacgtgtacacacacacacactaaaaatatacacacagatacagacacataggtacatacatacagacacatgaacacagacatacacacacagacacacattttatacgcacacacacacacacatacacacacacacacatacacacacaccactggcCTTTTAAAACTGTGCTCAGACACCATTActttttcagtttatttaaaaatgattacttCATATTCACTGCACAAAGCCACAGGTTCATGGCAGTTTTGTTCAAGTATCTCATCTACTTTGACCTCAGGTACCCTCTCCTTGTCTTTATTCTTCTGCACATTATTCCCCTTACTCTTCCTAAATAGTCCAATGTCTATATCTATGTCATACATGTGTGCTTCTATGTTAGTACTTGTTAATAATGGTATATGTGAATTGATTGAGCAAGAGCAAGCACTATTAACCATGTACTTTCATATGTCTGAACTCCATTGTATTACTCTTCTTGTACAGGGCAGAGGTATAAAATTTGTTAATGAAACTTAACcttttatagaaaatatatgaatataacaGTATCAAAGCTGAAGTGAGCACTGTATGGCATGGATGAAACACATTATACAGAAATGCCATGACTGGTTTGGCCACACAAGCCAGGGACAAGAGTCTGACTTTGTCACCAACAATTTATGGAACCCTAGAAATGTGACATGTATGATACAACACTCAccattgctttattttaaaacatcccACCTCATGATATTCTTAATTTGAATAATATAGTATACATAATGCCATATGTTGATCATAGAAATGAGGaaatatgaaattaatttattaatatcttttaaaatgtctttatgattTATATTATAAAAGTGAGAAATAAACATCCCTGTAtcaacagaaaaggaaagttaTTACCTGTCAGTATCTGTTCCTCAAGGACAAACAACAGAGAACTGCCAATGTAAAGCAAGACTATGTTTTATGAGAAATGGTGTCTTATGGGAAATGACCCCTTGAGTACCTGACTTGCTTGTTAAAATTCCACTGAAACCCCATCAGGATTGAAAATTGCCAAGACTCAtgttcatataaatatatgttatcTACTATCACCTATCAACTAAGCTTTGCGTGCATCAACTTTTTAGATGAAAACTTCATGGATTGATAAACATCCCTCTAACAGTTTTGGAAATGTCAGGAGCAAACAAGGCTATGGAGCAGAGGAAAGAGTTTTAGCTCAAACTTGAATGCTTTCTGGAAACAAAGTGCTTTTTATACATCTCTAAATGGtaccatctttattttttaactcagttttacatttttaattagtaGGAAGTTTACATGCAATAGTGGGAGATAATACCATAGTGACCCTATGTGTACTTTGTTGCAATTCTCCACACCTTAGTACAATGTCACAACCAGTATAGTAACAGAATTGAGATACAGTCAAGACACAGACCATGTCCACGGCCATGAGGATTGCTCATGCTGTCAATTATAACCTCATGATTATCTCTTTCTTCCCAATTATCTCCTTCATCTCTGACAACATACAATGTCTTCCTCATCCCTTAGTTTTGTCATTCAAAAGCTTCATCATTACATACCACCCTTCTGTGTGTATAcctagtcatctttgttctgAGATGTCAAATTTTCATGTGGCAACTCccgtttttctttaattaatgttTAGCatgatattgtttcttttttagattcTACCCTATGTCCTTATACTTGTATATTTGATGTATCTTTTAGACATTATAGAGCTcagtcatttgttttttaaaatctacacCTAATGAGCCATATCTTCAGTCCGCCATACTGAGTTAGAAAGAATGGggagaaaagaatattaaaataatgatatTCTACTTAAAGCTTACTCTGGAGAGAAAAACCATTGTATGACCACATAACTTTTCACTGGTACTGAAGAGGTCGGGGCTGAtgtgatgactcagtggataaaagtgcttgcctCTCAaaccagaggacctggtttcactCCTCCAAACACCCATTAAAGGCTTGCTGGGATAGTGTGCATCTTTATTCCAAGTACTTCTATAATAAGATGAGAGTAGAGACAAAAGAATCTTCTGGAGGGGCAAACCCACCATGATGCAGTATGGCAGTGAGTAGAAGACAACTACAACAGCACTATGATGGGCAAGCATGTGGTGGACAGATGGAGcaaaagagaagcagagtggtCTGTGTGGTCTGAAGAGAAGAGAAACTGGAGATTCATGGTGGTAAGGATCAGCTTGATCTGAGAGACCTGTGCTGCCGTCTGAGGCCATAGTGATGTCCATTCCCATGCTGCTACCTAGAGCCATGTCAGGGTCCCtggcctgtgttgatgtctgtggcctgtgttaccaccaaagcccatgtggatgtccatggtctgtactGCATCCTGAAATCATGTTTATGTCCGAGGGCTGCactgagctggctctgcccctcaccagccACCACACTGTATTGCTAATAGAGATATGGgcccaggagagctggctccaccaATCTCTTGGTAGTGTGAGAGCTGGCTCACATGTGGCATGGACACAGTAGAGTTTGAGGGTTGACCAActcaactaccacccaggcccagatccagggctttgagttgacccaccccaacatctactccGTCTATGAACTGCTAGAAGGCATGAAGAGGCATGAAGGGGTATGAAAGGGTTGGTCCTGTGGATCTATAGCCAAGGATCTCCAtaactcagggcaacagcaggatatctgaaaggagtcttggtgattgtccagtattgatggtgtagcggAATCCAGAGTCTtcgaaccagatcaatgactAATGCAATGACTATTGCAAGTAAAACTGTTTGGGCCAAGTGGTATATTTCATGACCCACTGCAACTTCCAAAGCTGCTATGATGAActaatatgtgatggagaggcaggaaagacagaggagtggaATGATAAA
Protein-coding regions in this window:
- the LOC118577126 gene encoding olfactory receptor 508; the protein is MGPENYTVVTEFILVGLTEDATIRAILFVVFLIIYSVTLMGNVSIIMLIRRSPTLHTPMYLFLSHLAFVDIGYSSSVTPIMLRGFLRKETFIIAAGCVAQLCSVVTFGSAECFLLAAMAYDRYVAICSPLLYSTQMSSKVCILLVGASYLGGCVNAWTFTGCLLNLSFCGPNKVNHFFCDYSPLLKLSCIHDFSSEVIPAISSGSIIVVTVFIIALSYIYILVSILKMHSPEGRHKAFSTCTSHLTAVSLFYGTITFIYVMPKSIYSTDQNKVVSVFYTVVIPMLNPIIYSLRNKDVKEAIKKLMANAHW